Proteins encoded by one window of Glycine soja cultivar W05 chromosome 15, ASM419377v2, whole genome shotgun sequence:
- the LOC114387274 gene encoding nuclear export mediator factor NEMF-like isoform X2, translating to MTLLRSHRDDDKGLAIMSRHRYPVESCRVFERTTIEKLRTSLVSSKEDDADEAVKANGNGSNASNVAKEKQETRKGGKSSATLKIVLGEALGYGPALSEHIILDAGLIPSTKVPKDRTWDDATVQALVQAVVKFEDWMQDVISGEIVPEGYILMQNKNLGKDSSISQPGSVSQMYDEFCPILLNQFKSRDYTKFETFDAALDEFYSKIESQRAEQQQKSKENSAAQKLNKIRQDQENRVHVLRKEADHCVKMAELIEYNLEDVDAAILAVRVALAKGMNWDDLARMVKEEKKAGNPVAGLIDKLHLERNCMNLLLSNNLDEMDDDEKTLPVDKVEVDLALSAHANARRWYEQKKKQESKQEKTVTAHEKAFKAAERKTRLQLNQEKTVASISHMRKVHWFEKFNWFISSENYLVISGRDAQQNELIVKRYMSKGDLYVHADLHGASSTVIKNHKPAQPVPPLTLNQAGCFTVCHSQAWDSKIVTSAWWVYPHQVSKTAPTGEYLTVGSFMIRGKKNFLPPHPLIMGFGLLFRLDESSLGSHLNERRVRGEEEAADDYEETGPLEGKSDSEFEKDVTDIKSATDSERNDNLSADSHKPLPEDFPADASQTSLATINAETAISQDFPAKETSTLNVVDREILSDVSGNGLASVTPQLEELLDQVLELGPIAKSNKKYGIEKSQIDLDTEQYLEQSKTAVRDKPYISKAERRKLKKEQKHGEEDLNVEHGKYESKLKDISANLQAKEDQNLKKGGGQKISRGQKGKLKKIKEKYADQDEEERSIRMALLASSGKSIKKEETSSENDTLDQGKKPGSGPSDAPKVPSDAPKICYKCKKAGHLSRDCKEQPDGLLHRNAIGEAEENPKSTAIDTSQADRVAMEEDDINEIGEEEKEKLNDVDYLTGNPLPNDILLYAVPVCGPYSAVQSYKYRVKIIPGPAKKGKAAKTAMNLFSHMSEATTREKELMKACTDPELVAAIVGNVKISAAGLTQLKQKQKKGKKSSKQES from the exons ATGACTCTGCTACGGTCTCACAG GGATGATGATAAAGGGCTTGCAATTATGTCACGCCATCGTTATCCTGTGGAAAGTTGCAGAGTTTTTGAACGAACTACTATTGAAAAGTTGCGTACATCCCTAGTGTCTTCCAAGGAAGATGATGCTGATGAGGCTGTTAAGGCCAATGGAAATGGAAGTAATGCTTCCAACGTAGCAAAAGAGAAGCAGGAAACCCGCAAAGGTGGGAAGTCGTCTGCCACAttgaaaattgtccttggggaGGCCCTTGGTTATGGACCTGCACTTTCTGAACATATAATATTAGATGCTGGCCTAATCCCTAGTACAAAAGTTCCCAAAGATAGAACGTGGGATGATGCTACTGTTCAAGCGCTGGTCCAAGCTGTTGTGAAGTTTGAGGATTGGATGCAGGATGTTATTTCAGGTGAAATAGTCCCTGAAGGATACATTTTGATGCAGAACAAAAATCTGGGGAAGGATTCATCCATATCTCAACCAGGAAGTGTTAGCcag ATGTATGATGAGTTCTGCCCCATCTTACTCAACCAGTTTAAGTCAAGGGATTATACAAAGTTTGAGACATTTGATGCAGCCTTGGATGAGTTCTATAGCAAAATTGAGTCTCAAAGGGCTGAACAACAGCAGAAATCCAAAGAAAACTCAGCTGCTCAGAAACTTAATAAGATTCGTCAAGATCAG GAAAATCGAGTACATGTTTTGAGGAAAGAGGCTGATCACTGTGTTAAGATGGCAGAATTGATAGAATACAACTTGGAAGATGTGGATGCTGCTATATTAGCTGTTCGTGTAGCTCTTGCAAAGGGTATGAACTGGGATGACCTTGCTCGGATggtgaaggaagaaaagaaagctgGAAACCCAGTAGCTGGTCTCATTGACAAGCTCCATCTTGAGAGGAACTGCATGAATTTACTGTTAAGCAACAATCTTGATGAAATGGATGATGATGAGAAGACACTCCCTGTGgataag GTTGAAGTTGATTTAGCTCTCTCAGCACATGCCAATGCTCGGAGGTGGTATGAACAGAAGAAAAAGCAGGAGAGCAAACAGGAAAAAACTGTAACTGCCCATGAAAAGGCTTTTAAAGCTGCAGAGAGAAAGACTCGCCTACAGCTTAATCAG GAAAAAACTGTTGCCTCAATTTCACATATGCGCAAAGTCCACTGGTTTGAGAAATTTAATTGGTTCATTAGCAGTGAGAACTATTTGGTTATCAGTGGACGTGATGCACAGCAAAATGAGCTGATAGTGAAGCGATATATGTCAAAAGGAGATCT atATGTACATGCTGATCTGCACGGAGCTTCTAGTACAGTTATTAAGAATCACAAGCCTGCACAACCAGTTCCACCTCTGACCCTAAACCAAGCAGGATGCTTCACA GTCTGCCATAGCCAGGCATGGGATTCGAAAATTGTTACTAGTGCCTGGTGGGTTTATCCTCATCAAGTTAGTAAAACTGCTCCTACAGGCGAATATTTGACAGTAGGGAGTTTCATGATCCGTGGAAAGAAAAATTTTCTTCCACCACACCCTCTTATCATGGGTTTTGGCCTACTATTTCGCTTGGATGAGAGTTCCTTGGGATCTCATTTAAATGAAAGAAGAGTAAGAGGAGAGGAGGAAGCAGCAGATGATTATGAAGAAACTGGTCCTCTTGAAGGCAAATCTGATTCAGAGTTTGAGAAGGATGTCACTGATATAAAATCTGCCACTGACTCAGAAAGGAATGATAATTTGTCGGCAGATTCACACAAACCCCTACCAGAAGACTTCCCTGCAGATGCATCTCAAACTAGTTTGGCCACTATCAATGCTGAAACTGCAATTTCACAAGATTTTCCTGCGAAAGAGACAAGTACGTTGAATGTGGTTGATAGGGAGATATTATCAGATGTTAGTGGAAATGGCTTAGCATCTGTGACCCCTCAACTTGAGGAACTTCTTGATCAAGTTCTGGAACTTGGACCCATtgctaaatcaaataaaaaatatggaatTGAGAAGTCTCAAATTGATTTAGACACTGAACAATATCTTGAACAAAGCAAAACTGCAGTAAGGGATAAACCTTATATATCAAAAGCTGAGAGACGAAAGCTTAAAAAAGAACAGAAACATGGAGAAGAAGATTTGAATGTTGAACATGGAAAGTATGAATCAAAGCTAAAAGATATTTCTGCTAATCTACAAGCGAAAGAAgatcaaaatttgaaaaaaggtGGTGGTCAAAAAATCAGCCGTGGACAGAAGGGAAAGCTtaagaagataaaggagaagtaTGCTGACCAGGACGAGGAAGAAAGGAGCATCCGAATGGCATTGTTAGCT TCTTCTGGAAAATCAATCAAGAAGGAAGAGACATCATCTGAAAATGATACATTGGACCAAGGGAAAAAACCTGGCAGTG GTCCTTCTGACGCTCCAAAAGTACCTTCTGATGCTCCAAAAATATGTTACAAGTGTAAGAAGGCAGGTCACTTATCTCGGGATTGTAAGGAGCAACCAGATGGTCTTTTGCATAGGAATGCAATTGGTGAAGCTGAAGAAAATCCCAAATCGACTGCTATTGACACTTCCCAAGCAGATAGGGTGGCAATGGAAGAAGATGATATTAATGAAAtaggagaagaagagaaagaaaaattaaatgacgTAGATTACTTGACAGGGAATCCACTTCCTAATGACATTCTCTTATATGCTGTTCCTGTTTGTGGTCCTTATAGTGCAGTTCAGTCTTACAAATATCGGGTGAAGATAATTCCTGGACCGGCGAAGAAAgggaaag CTGCAAAAACTGCTATGAACCTATTCAGCCACATGTCAGAAGCAACAACCCGGGAGAAGGAGTTGATGAAAGCCTGTACAGATCCAGAGCTAGTTGCTGCAATTGTTGGTaatgtgaaaatatcagcagcTGGCCTTACTCAATTgaagcaaaaacaaaagaaaggcaAGAAGAGCAGCAAACAAGAGAGTTAG
- the LOC114387274 gene encoding nuclear export mediator factor NEMF-like isoform X1: protein MVKVRMNTADVAAEVKCLRRLIGMRCSNVYDLSPKTYVFKLMNSSGVSESGESEKVLLLMESGVRLHTTLYMRDKSNTPSGFTLKLRKHIRTRRLEDVRQLGYDRIILFQFGLGENANYVILELYAQGNILLTDSTFTVMTLLRSHRDDDKGLAIMSRHRYPVESCRVFERTTIEKLRTSLVSSKEDDADEAVKANGNGSNASNVAKEKQETRKGGKSSATLKIVLGEALGYGPALSEHIILDAGLIPSTKVPKDRTWDDATVQALVQAVVKFEDWMQDVISGEIVPEGYILMQNKNLGKDSSISQPGSVSQMYDEFCPILLNQFKSRDYTKFETFDAALDEFYSKIESQRAEQQQKSKENSAAQKLNKIRQDQENRVHVLRKEADHCVKMAELIEYNLEDVDAAILAVRVALAKGMNWDDLARMVKEEKKAGNPVAGLIDKLHLERNCMNLLLSNNLDEMDDDEKTLPVDKVEVDLALSAHANARRWYEQKKKQESKQEKTVTAHEKAFKAAERKTRLQLNQEKTVASISHMRKVHWFEKFNWFISSENYLVISGRDAQQNELIVKRYMSKGDLYVHADLHGASSTVIKNHKPAQPVPPLTLNQAGCFTVCHSQAWDSKIVTSAWWVYPHQVSKTAPTGEYLTVGSFMIRGKKNFLPPHPLIMGFGLLFRLDESSLGSHLNERRVRGEEEAADDYEETGPLEGKSDSEFEKDVTDIKSATDSERNDNLSADSHKPLPEDFPADASQTSLATINAETAISQDFPAKETSTLNVVDREILSDVSGNGLASVTPQLEELLDQVLELGPIAKSNKKYGIEKSQIDLDTEQYLEQSKTAVRDKPYISKAERRKLKKEQKHGEEDLNVEHGKYESKLKDISANLQAKEDQNLKKGGGQKISRGQKGKLKKIKEKYADQDEEERSIRMALLASSGKSIKKEETSSENDTLDQGKKPGSGPSDAPKVPSDAPKICYKCKKAGHLSRDCKEQPDGLLHRNAIGEAEENPKSTAIDTSQADRVAMEEDDINEIGEEEKEKLNDVDYLTGNPLPNDILLYAVPVCGPYSAVQSYKYRVKIIPGPAKKGKAAKTAMNLFSHMSEATTREKELMKACTDPELVAAIVGNVKISAAGLTQLKQKQKKGKKSSKQES, encoded by the exons ATGGTGAAGGTGCGCATGAACACAGCCGATGTCGCCGCCGAGGTCAAATGCCTCCGCCGCCTCATCGGAATGCGATGCTCCAACGTCTACGATCTCTCTCCCAAG ACCTACGTGTTCAAGCTGATGAACAGCAGTGGAGTATCGGAATCGGGCGAGAGCGAGAAGGTTCTTCTGCTGATGGAAAGTGGCGTGAGATTGCACACTACTCTCTACATGCGTGACAAGAGCAACACTCCTTCTGGTTTCACTCTCAAATTGAGGAAGCACATTCGGACTCGAAGGCTCGAGGATGTGCGTCAACTTGGGTACGATCGG ATTATTCTCTTTCAATTTGGACTTGGAGAGAATGCAAACTATGTCATATTGGAGCTGTATGCTCAGGGGAACATCCTCCTCACAGATTCTACTTTTACTGTCATGACTCTGCTACGGTCTCACAG GGATGATGATAAAGGGCTTGCAATTATGTCACGCCATCGTTATCCTGTGGAAAGTTGCAGAGTTTTTGAACGAACTACTATTGAAAAGTTGCGTACATCCCTAGTGTCTTCCAAGGAAGATGATGCTGATGAGGCTGTTAAGGCCAATGGAAATGGAAGTAATGCTTCCAACGTAGCAAAAGAGAAGCAGGAAACCCGCAAAGGTGGGAAGTCGTCTGCCACAttgaaaattgtccttggggaGGCCCTTGGTTATGGACCTGCACTTTCTGAACATATAATATTAGATGCTGGCCTAATCCCTAGTACAAAAGTTCCCAAAGATAGAACGTGGGATGATGCTACTGTTCAAGCGCTGGTCCAAGCTGTTGTGAAGTTTGAGGATTGGATGCAGGATGTTATTTCAGGTGAAATAGTCCCTGAAGGATACATTTTGATGCAGAACAAAAATCTGGGGAAGGATTCATCCATATCTCAACCAGGAAGTGTTAGCcag ATGTATGATGAGTTCTGCCCCATCTTACTCAACCAGTTTAAGTCAAGGGATTATACAAAGTTTGAGACATTTGATGCAGCCTTGGATGAGTTCTATAGCAAAATTGAGTCTCAAAGGGCTGAACAACAGCAGAAATCCAAAGAAAACTCAGCTGCTCAGAAACTTAATAAGATTCGTCAAGATCAG GAAAATCGAGTACATGTTTTGAGGAAAGAGGCTGATCACTGTGTTAAGATGGCAGAATTGATAGAATACAACTTGGAAGATGTGGATGCTGCTATATTAGCTGTTCGTGTAGCTCTTGCAAAGGGTATGAACTGGGATGACCTTGCTCGGATggtgaaggaagaaaagaaagctgGAAACCCAGTAGCTGGTCTCATTGACAAGCTCCATCTTGAGAGGAACTGCATGAATTTACTGTTAAGCAACAATCTTGATGAAATGGATGATGATGAGAAGACACTCCCTGTGgataag GTTGAAGTTGATTTAGCTCTCTCAGCACATGCCAATGCTCGGAGGTGGTATGAACAGAAGAAAAAGCAGGAGAGCAAACAGGAAAAAACTGTAACTGCCCATGAAAAGGCTTTTAAAGCTGCAGAGAGAAAGACTCGCCTACAGCTTAATCAG GAAAAAACTGTTGCCTCAATTTCACATATGCGCAAAGTCCACTGGTTTGAGAAATTTAATTGGTTCATTAGCAGTGAGAACTATTTGGTTATCAGTGGACGTGATGCACAGCAAAATGAGCTGATAGTGAAGCGATATATGTCAAAAGGAGATCT atATGTACATGCTGATCTGCACGGAGCTTCTAGTACAGTTATTAAGAATCACAAGCCTGCACAACCAGTTCCACCTCTGACCCTAAACCAAGCAGGATGCTTCACA GTCTGCCATAGCCAGGCATGGGATTCGAAAATTGTTACTAGTGCCTGGTGGGTTTATCCTCATCAAGTTAGTAAAACTGCTCCTACAGGCGAATATTTGACAGTAGGGAGTTTCATGATCCGTGGAAAGAAAAATTTTCTTCCACCACACCCTCTTATCATGGGTTTTGGCCTACTATTTCGCTTGGATGAGAGTTCCTTGGGATCTCATTTAAATGAAAGAAGAGTAAGAGGAGAGGAGGAAGCAGCAGATGATTATGAAGAAACTGGTCCTCTTGAAGGCAAATCTGATTCAGAGTTTGAGAAGGATGTCACTGATATAAAATCTGCCACTGACTCAGAAAGGAATGATAATTTGTCGGCAGATTCACACAAACCCCTACCAGAAGACTTCCCTGCAGATGCATCTCAAACTAGTTTGGCCACTATCAATGCTGAAACTGCAATTTCACAAGATTTTCCTGCGAAAGAGACAAGTACGTTGAATGTGGTTGATAGGGAGATATTATCAGATGTTAGTGGAAATGGCTTAGCATCTGTGACCCCTCAACTTGAGGAACTTCTTGATCAAGTTCTGGAACTTGGACCCATtgctaaatcaaataaaaaatatggaatTGAGAAGTCTCAAATTGATTTAGACACTGAACAATATCTTGAACAAAGCAAAACTGCAGTAAGGGATAAACCTTATATATCAAAAGCTGAGAGACGAAAGCTTAAAAAAGAACAGAAACATGGAGAAGAAGATTTGAATGTTGAACATGGAAAGTATGAATCAAAGCTAAAAGATATTTCTGCTAATCTACAAGCGAAAGAAgatcaaaatttgaaaaaaggtGGTGGTCAAAAAATCAGCCGTGGACAGAAGGGAAAGCTtaagaagataaaggagaagtaTGCTGACCAGGACGAGGAAGAAAGGAGCATCCGAATGGCATTGTTAGCT TCTTCTGGAAAATCAATCAAGAAGGAAGAGACATCATCTGAAAATGATACATTGGACCAAGGGAAAAAACCTGGCAGTG GTCCTTCTGACGCTCCAAAAGTACCTTCTGATGCTCCAAAAATATGTTACAAGTGTAAGAAGGCAGGTCACTTATCTCGGGATTGTAAGGAGCAACCAGATGGTCTTTTGCATAGGAATGCAATTGGTGAAGCTGAAGAAAATCCCAAATCGACTGCTATTGACACTTCCCAAGCAGATAGGGTGGCAATGGAAGAAGATGATATTAATGAAAtaggagaagaagagaaagaaaaattaaatgacgTAGATTACTTGACAGGGAATCCACTTCCTAATGACATTCTCTTATATGCTGTTCCTGTTTGTGGTCCTTATAGTGCAGTTCAGTCTTACAAATATCGGGTGAAGATAATTCCTGGACCGGCGAAGAAAgggaaag CTGCAAAAACTGCTATGAACCTATTCAGCCACATGTCAGAAGCAACAACCCGGGAGAAGGAGTTGATGAAAGCCTGTACAGATCCAGAGCTAGTTGCTGCAATTGTTGGTaatgtgaaaatatcagcagcTGGCCTTACTCAATTgaagcaaaaacaaaagaaaggcaAGAAGAGCAGCAAACAAGAGAGTTAG